The following are encoded in a window of Roseimaritima ulvae genomic DNA:
- a CDS encoding DUF1501 domain-containing protein, translating into MHPIEQFQQQQTRRQWLANSARPMGAAALAWLTGGAAVRTAMGDSTVAAATATPSPTGLPGLPHFAPQAKRVIYMFMAGGPSHIDTFDYKPELRKIHGQELPASIRMGQRITGMTSGQKAFPCVAPMFKFEKHGQHGTYVSELLPHIAKVVDDIAIVKSVNTEAINHDPAITYINTGAQQPGKASLGAWISYGLGSVNSELPAYVVMISRGPGGKQALYERLWGAGFLPSKHQGVKFRGGSDPVLYLQNPAGVDRAMRRRMLDGLAKVNQEHFDSFGDPETQARISQYEMAFRMQASVPELTDLSDESDAVMDMYGPDARKPGTFARNCVIARRLAERGVPFTQLFHRGWDQHGNLPRDLRGQCQGIDQPAAALIKDLKQRGMLDDTLVIWGGEFGRTIYSQGKLTADNHGRDHHGRCFTMWMAGGGIQGGMEYGKTDEYCYNILENPVHIRDINATILHQMGIDHNRLTFKYQGLEQRVTGVEPAHVVTDILA; encoded by the coding sequence ATGCATCCGATCGAACAATTCCAACAGCAACAGACGCGGCGCCAGTGGCTGGCCAACAGTGCTCGACCGATGGGTGCTGCGGCACTGGCATGGTTGACCGGCGGCGCCGCGGTTCGTACGGCAATGGGCGATTCGACTGTGGCTGCCGCAACCGCGACGCCTTCGCCGACCGGGTTGCCCGGCTTGCCGCACTTTGCGCCTCAGGCCAAACGCGTGATCTATATGTTCATGGCCGGCGGACCGTCCCACATCGATACCTTCGACTACAAGCCGGAATTGCGCAAGATTCACGGCCAGGAACTTCCCGCCTCGATCCGGATGGGCCAACGCATCACCGGTATGACCTCGGGGCAAAAGGCGTTTCCCTGCGTGGCGCCGATGTTCAAGTTTGAAAAACATGGTCAACACGGCACCTACGTCAGCGAGCTGCTGCCGCATATCGCCAAAGTCGTCGACGACATCGCGATCGTCAAATCGGTTAATACGGAAGCTATCAACCACGACCCGGCGATTACGTACATCAATACCGGAGCACAGCAACCCGGCAAAGCCAGCTTGGGAGCCTGGATCAGTTATGGGCTGGGCAGCGTCAATAGCGAGCTGCCGGCATACGTGGTGATGATTTCACGCGGTCCCGGCGGCAAGCAAGCGTTATACGAACGTTTGTGGGGAGCCGGGTTTTTGCCTTCCAAACATCAAGGCGTCAAGTTTCGTGGTGGCAGCGACCCGGTGCTCTACTTGCAGAATCCCGCCGGCGTCGACCGGGCTATGCGGCGGCGGATGCTGGACGGTTTGGCCAAAGTTAATCAAGAACATTTCGACAGCTTTGGCGATCCCGAGACGCAAGCTCGGATCTCGCAGTATGAGATGGCGTTCCGGATGCAAGCTTCCGTGCCGGAGTTGACCGATTTGTCCGACGAGTCGGATGCGGTGATGGACATGTACGGTCCGGATGCCCGCAAGCCTGGCACCTTCGCTCGCAATTGCGTTATCGCTCGACGCTTGGCCGAACGCGGCGTGCCGTTTACGCAACTATTTCATCGTGGGTGGGATCAGCACGGCAACCTGCCGCGCGACCTTCGCGGACAGTGCCAAGGCATCGATCAACCGGCCGCGGCGTTGATCAAAGATTTGAAGCAACGCGGCATGCTGGACGACACCCTGGTCATTTGGGGCGGGGAATTCGGACGCACGATTTACTCCCAGGGTAAGCTGACCGCCGACAACCATGGCCGCGATCATCATGGTCGCTGCTTTACGATGTGGATGGCAGGCGGCGGGATACAGGGCGGTATGGAATACGGCAAGACCGACGAGTACTGCTACAACATCCTCGAGAACCCGGTGCACATCCGCGACATCAACGCCACGATCCTGCACCAAATGGGCATCGACCACAATCGCTTGACCTTCAAGTACCAAGGTCTAGAGCAACGCGTCACCGGAGTCGAACCGGCACACGTGGTGACCGATATCTTGGCGTAG